The following are encoded in a window of Amycolatopsis lexingtonensis genomic DNA:
- a CDS encoding ATP-binding protein yields the protein MDQETLTTVVGRVAGTEDSTPLQFCVAIDPEAYLQLDDVVVTRRDLPGLGEVTSYGVVTQVSARHEGASFGSDVFLISDGVLPAQVQEIAEIATTRVEPECYVPPKPGAVVSRAVGEDRAQALYFDNMTRQVAVGLGRDGEPVYLNMDFLDGTRGAHVSISGVSGVATKTSFALFLLHSIFRGGALPNAHNAKALVFSVKGEDLLFLDTPNVHLDEKLKAEYAKLGLPAEPFASVGFYAPPTPSDTTGKPYVTGRTSGVGAFWWTIAEFCAKDLLPYVFADAEDERNQYTMVIHQVANRLRLDSTPAGKDGAANVDGVLCRTYAELVDVICDRVTDEETRASWAGAVTGAGTVNAFIRRLRSSQRALSGLIRGDLADHPARSLSTENQQVTVVDIHNLVERAQRFVVGVTLAAETARKEAAGPGGLLFTMLDELNKYAPREGSSPIKEVLLDIAERGRSLGVILIGAQQTASEVERRIVSNSSVRIVGRLDAAEASRPEYGFLPQSQRVRATLATPGTMFVSQPEIPVPIAVGFPFPAWATRLSEAGQVPVKTATAKKADPFAGLPSGSGSADPFGDDPPPF from the coding sequence GTGGACCAGGAGACGCTCACCACCGTGGTCGGACGGGTGGCAGGCACCGAAGACTCGACGCCGCTGCAGTTCTGCGTGGCCATCGACCCGGAAGCCTATCTGCAGCTCGACGACGTCGTCGTGACCCGGCGGGACTTGCCGGGGCTCGGGGAAGTCACCTCTTACGGCGTGGTCACGCAGGTGAGCGCGCGGCACGAAGGCGCCAGCTTCGGCAGCGACGTCTTCCTGATCTCCGACGGCGTCCTGCCCGCGCAGGTGCAGGAGATCGCCGAGATCGCCACCACCCGCGTCGAACCCGAGTGCTACGTGCCGCCCAAGCCGGGCGCCGTCGTCTCGCGGGCCGTGGGAGAAGATCGCGCGCAGGCGCTGTACTTCGACAACATGACCCGCCAAGTGGCGGTGGGCCTGGGCCGGGACGGGGAACCCGTCTACCTCAACATGGACTTCCTCGACGGCACGCGGGGTGCGCACGTCAGCATCAGCGGCGTCTCGGGCGTGGCCACCAAGACGTCGTTCGCGTTGTTCCTGCTGCACTCGATCTTCCGCGGCGGCGCGCTGCCGAACGCCCACAACGCCAAGGCCCTCGTCTTCTCGGTCAAGGGCGAGGACCTGCTGTTCCTCGACACCCCGAACGTCCACCTCGACGAGAAGCTCAAGGCCGAGTACGCCAAGCTCGGCCTGCCCGCGGAGCCGTTCGCCTCCGTCGGGTTCTACGCGCCGCCGACGCCGTCGGACACCACGGGGAAGCCTTACGTCACCGGGCGCACGTCCGGCGTTGGCGCGTTCTGGTGGACCATCGCGGAGTTCTGCGCGAAGGACCTGCTGCCCTACGTCTTCGCCGACGCCGAGGACGAGCGCAACCAGTACACGATGGTCATCCACCAGGTCGCGAACCGGTTGCGGCTGGACAGCACCCCCGCGGGCAAGGACGGCGCCGCCAACGTCGACGGCGTGCTGTGCCGCACGTACGCCGAACTCGTCGACGTCATCTGCGACCGGGTCACCGACGAGGAAACCCGCGCGAGCTGGGCGGGCGCGGTCACCGGCGCGGGCACGGTCAACGCCTTCATCCGCCGCCTGCGCTCCAGCCAGCGTGCCCTGTCCGGCCTCATCCGCGGTGACCTCGCCGATCACCCCGCCCGCTCGCTGTCCACGGAGAACCAGCAGGTGACCGTGGTGGACATCCACAACCTCGTCGAGCGCGCGCAGCGGTTCGTCGTCGGCGTGACGCTGGCGGCGGAGACCGCGCGCAAGGAAGCCGCCGGCCCGGGCGGGTTGCTGTTCACCATGCTGGACGAGCTCAACAAGTACGCGCCGCGGGAAGGCAGCAGCCCCATCAAGGAGGTGCTGCTGGACATCGCCGAGCGCGGCCGCTCCCTCGGCGTCATCCTGATCGGCGCGCAGCAGACCGCCAGCGAGGTCGAGCGCCGGATCGTCAGCAACAGCTCGGTGCGGATCGTCGGGCGCCTCGACGCCGCCGAGGCGTCCCGGCCCGAGTACGGCTTCCTGCCGCAGAGCCAGCGGGTCCGCGCGACGCTCGCCACGCCGGGCACGATGTTCGTGAGCCAGCCGGAGATCCCGGTGCCGATCGCCGTCGGCTTCCCGTTCCCGGCCTGGGCCACGCGGCTTTCCGAGGCCGGCCAGGTGCCGGTGAAGACGGCGACGGCGAAGAAGGCCGATCCCTTCGCCGGCCTGCCGTCGGGAAGCGGAAGCGCCGATCCGTTCGGTGACGACCCGCCTCCCTTCTGA
- a CDS encoding mandelate racemase/muconate lactonizing enzyme family protein, with translation MKITAITLDRLRLALDPPLRAAWDPEPRRHFDATIVRVHTDEGVTGIGSGDTMAGFAAVEHLFLGADPLDIVRHVKAIETANFHGGRFWPLEAALWDVIGQVAGLPVAALFGNAARALPAYASSAELKPPPERVETALRAREAGFRAMKIRIDRDRVADGVAAVAAVRDALGPDFGIMVDLNQSWRMAGDTSTAADLVKTRELVRLLAELDVLWVEEPLPYHDLAGFKTLRAENPGVRIAAGEMHHSVPELLRYLEEDVLDVYQMDVVLAVGMHRARTLAELALLKHRAFTPHSWTNGIGVLANLHVSAGVGGGPYFEFPWDPPGWTPERRDFMLAEPVTINAAGEVEVPRRPGLGVELDEEAVRRWRI, from the coding sequence GTGAAGATCACCGCCATCACCCTCGACCGGCTGCGGCTCGCGCTCGACCCGCCGCTGCGCGCGGCCTGGGACCCCGAGCCGCGGCGGCACTTCGACGCCACGATCGTGCGCGTGCACACCGACGAGGGCGTCACCGGTATCGGCTCCGGGGACACCATGGCCGGGTTCGCCGCCGTCGAGCACCTCTTCCTCGGTGCGGACCCGCTGGACATCGTCCGGCACGTCAAGGCGATCGAGACGGCCAACTTCCACGGCGGGCGCTTCTGGCCGCTGGAAGCCGCACTCTGGGACGTCATCGGGCAGGTCGCGGGCCTGCCTGTGGCGGCGTTGTTCGGGAACGCCGCTCGCGCGCTGCCCGCGTACGCCTCTTCGGCCGAGCTGAAGCCGCCGCCGGAACGTGTCGAAACCGCGCTGCGGGCCCGGGAGGCCGGGTTCCGGGCGATGAAGATCCGCATCGACCGCGACCGCGTGGCCGACGGGGTCGCCGCCGTCGCGGCCGTGCGGGACGCGCTCGGGCCGGACTTCGGGATCATGGTCGACCTCAACCAGTCCTGGCGGATGGCCGGCGACACGAGCACAGCCGCCGACCTGGTGAAGACGCGGGAACTGGTGCGCCTGCTCGCCGAGCTGGACGTGCTCTGGGTCGAGGAACCATTGCCCTACCACGACCTGGCCGGGTTCAAGACCCTCCGCGCGGAGAACCCGGGCGTCCGGATCGCGGCGGGCGAAATGCACCACTCGGTGCCGGAACTGCTGCGCTACCTGGAAGAGGACGTCCTGGACGTCTACCAGATGGACGTCGTGCTCGCGGTCGGCATGCACCGCGCCCGCACGCTCGCCGAGCTGGCGCTGCTCAAGCACCGCGCGTTCACGCCGCACAGCTGGACCAACGGCATCGGCGTGCTGGCCAACCTGCACGTCTCGGCCGGCGTCGGCGGCGGGCCGTACTTCGAGTTCCCCTGGGACCCGCCCGGGTGGACGCCGGAACGCCGCGACTTCATGCTGGCCGAGCCCGTGACGATCAATGCGGCGGGCGAGGTCGAGGTGCCGCGCCGGCCCGGGCTCGGCGTCGAACTGGACGAAGAGGCGGTGCGACGGTGGCGGATCTGA
- a CDS encoding IclR family transcriptional regulator: MPTPDGGARHQGHGLRRDLDLLEALASPEAQRAGGLGVVRLAQLTGREKSQVSRALKALAEEGVVERDPDTLGYRLGWRLFSLAARTVEDRLVRAAEPVLRELAAELEETTHLCVLRDQEVLTLLSVSGHSFRVPDWEGRAVPAPCTSAGRVLLLDATPDELYIRFAASEVSSLPELWLKIQEARRDGYARVREEFEAGLVGVSAPIRDFRGRVVAAVNVSAPASRLGEGLEAAGRETAKAAASISAHLGWVINHPA; encoded by the coding sequence ATGCCCACCCCGGACGGCGGCGCGCGGCACCAGGGCCACGGCCTGCGCCGCGACCTGGACCTGCTGGAAGCGCTGGCCTCCCCCGAGGCACAGCGCGCCGGCGGGCTGGGGGTGGTCCGCCTCGCCCAGCTCACCGGCCGCGAGAAGAGCCAGGTGTCCCGCGCTCTCAAGGCGTTGGCGGAGGAGGGCGTCGTCGAGCGCGACCCGGACACCCTCGGCTACCGCCTGGGCTGGCGGCTGTTCTCCCTGGCCGCCCGCACGGTCGAGGACCGCCTGGTGCGCGCGGCCGAACCGGTGCTGCGCGAGCTGGCGGCCGAACTCGAGGAGACCACGCACCTCTGCGTCCTGCGCGACCAGGAGGTCCTGACGCTGCTGTCGGTGTCGGGGCATTCTTTCCGCGTCCCCGACTGGGAAGGCCGGGCCGTCCCGGCCCCCTGCACCTCGGCTGGCCGCGTCCTGCTGCTCGACGCCACCCCGGACGAGCTTTACATCCGCTTTGCCGCGTCCGAAGTTTCGTCGTTGCCGGAGCTGTGGCTGAAGATCCAGGAAGCCCGCCGGGACGGCTACGCCCGCGTCCGCGAGGAGTTCGAGGCCGGGTTGGTGGGGGTATCGGCCCCGATCCGCGACTTCCGCGGCCGCGTGGTCGCGGCGGTGAACGTCTCGGCCCCGGCTTCCCGGCTGGGCGAAGGTCTCGAGGCAGCGGGCCGGGAGACGGCAAAGGCGGCGGCGAGCATTTCCGCCCACCTCGGCTGGGTGATCAACCATCCGGCGTGA
- a CDS encoding exonuclease SbcCD subunit D: MKFLHTSDWHVGKTLKGRNRLDEQRAVLGEIVRIARKEEFDAILVAGDLYETSAPSAAAQELVVQALMALRDTGAEVLAIAGNHDHAATFEAYRPLLRKAGIHLTGNPRPATDGGVVSFDARSTGERVNVAVLPFLSQRYAVRAAELLTGTPADNVGEYDQRVRDILEHLKGGFTPGAVNLVMAHLTVTGGAMGGGERAAQSIFEYHVPATAFGADPHYVALGHLHRRQSLPAACPVHYSGSPFAVDFGEQDNKSVVLAVEVSPSTPAKITDIPLTSGRRLRTVHGTVAELIGRAAEFGEDYLRVYVREATRAGLREEIQEVLPHALEIRIDPEFAAPVTAAGGDRAIADRSPGELFASYCEERTVDDKRVQSLFARLHDEETSGV; the protein is encoded by the coding sequence GTGAAGTTCCTGCACACCTCCGATTGGCACGTCGGCAAGACGCTCAAGGGCCGCAACCGGCTCGACGAGCAGCGCGCGGTGCTCGGCGAAATCGTCCGGATCGCGCGGAAGGAGGAGTTCGACGCGATCCTGGTCGCGGGCGACCTGTACGAGACGTCGGCGCCGTCGGCCGCCGCGCAGGAGCTGGTGGTGCAGGCGCTGATGGCGCTGCGCGACACCGGCGCCGAGGTGCTGGCCATCGCCGGGAACCACGACCACGCCGCGACGTTCGAGGCCTACCGGCCGCTGCTGCGCAAAGCGGGCATCCACCTCACCGGGAACCCGCGCCCGGCCACCGACGGCGGGGTCGTGTCGTTCGACGCGCGGTCGACGGGTGAGCGCGTCAACGTCGCCGTGCTGCCGTTCCTTTCCCAGCGCTACGCGGTCCGCGCCGCCGAGCTGCTCACCGGGACCCCGGCGGACAACGTCGGCGAGTACGACCAGCGCGTGCGCGACATCCTGGAGCACCTCAAGGGCGGCTTCACGCCCGGCGCGGTGAACCTCGTCATGGCGCACCTGACGGTGACCGGCGGCGCCATGGGCGGCGGGGAACGCGCGGCCCAGTCCATCTTCGAGTACCACGTGCCGGCCACGGCGTTCGGCGCCGACCCGCACTACGTCGCCCTCGGCCACCTGCACCGCCGCCAGTCGCTGCCCGCCGCGTGCCCGGTGCACTACAGCGGTTCGCCGTTCGCCGTCGACTTCGGCGAGCAGGACAACAAGAGCGTCGTGCTGGCGGTCGAGGTTTCGCCGTCGACGCCGGCGAAGATCACCGACATCCCGCTGACCTCGGGGCGGCGGCTGCGGACCGTCCACGGCACGGTGGCCGAGCTGATCGGCCGCGCGGCGGAGTTCGGCGAGGACTACCTGCGCGTCTACGTCCGCGAGGCGACCAGGGCCGGGCTGCGCGAGGAAATCCAGGAGGTCCTGCCCCACGCCCTGGAAATCCGCATCGACCCGGAGTTCGCCGCGCCGGTGACGGCGGCGGGCGGCGACCGCGCGATCGCGGACCGCTCACCGGGGGAGCTGTTCGCGTCCTACTGCGAGGAGCGGACCGTCGACGACAAGCGCGTCCAGTCGCTCTTCGCGCGGCTGCACGACGAAGAGACGAGCGGGGTGTGA
- a CDS encoding histone-like nucleoid-structuring protein Lsr2: MAQKVLVEILDDIDGSKAAQTVQFGLDGVTYEIDLSDDNAAALRDELARYVSAGRRIGGRKVRVATGQSTTTSTTDRERNQQIRAWANANGYEVSERGRLSSEVIAAYEQAQVEEAETPAAAPRKRAPRKKVAAAKK; this comes from the coding sequence GTGGCCCAGAAAGTCCTCGTCGAGATCCTGGACGACATCGACGGCAGCAAAGCCGCCCAGACCGTTCAGTTCGGCCTCGACGGCGTCACCTACGAAATCGATCTGTCGGACGACAACGCCGCCGCCCTGCGCGACGAACTGGCCCGCTACGTCTCCGCAGGCCGCCGCATCGGGGGCCGCAAGGTCCGCGTGGCCACCGGCCAGTCGACCACGACCAGCACGACCGACCGCGAGCGCAACCAGCAGATCCGCGCCTGGGCCAACGCGAACGGCTACGAGGTCTCCGAGCGCGGCCGCCTTTCCTCCGAGGTGATCGCGGCTTACGAGCAGGCCCAGGTCGAGGAAGCGGAAACGCCCGCGGCCGCCCCGCGCAAGCGTGCCCCGCGCAAGAAGGTCGCCGCCGCGAAGAAGTAA
- a CDS encoding HU family DNA-binding protein produces MTNKAQLIEALSERLGDKKVASQAVDGLVDIIIRTVNKGEKVNITGFGVFEKRARAARTARNPRTGEAVRVKKTNVPAFRAGTTFKDVISGSKKLPKATPVKRATAATATRATATKAAAAPAKATTTRTTRAAAAKPATTRATTTRTRATAAKPAAKATATKAAPKTAAKTTAAKATTAKATTTRAKAAAKPAATKTAAAKKPAAAKAPAKRTSAAKKK; encoded by the coding sequence ATGACGAACAAGGCCCAGCTGATCGAGGCGCTGTCGGAGCGCCTGGGCGACAAGAAGGTGGCTTCGCAGGCCGTTGACGGTCTGGTGGACATCATCATCCGGACGGTCAACAAGGGCGAGAAGGTCAACATCACCGGCTTCGGTGTGTTCGAGAAGCGCGCCCGCGCCGCCCGTACCGCGCGCAACCCGCGTACCGGCGAGGCCGTGCGCGTCAAGAAGACCAACGTGCCCGCCTTCCGCGCCGGAACCACGTTCAAGGACGTCATCTCCGGCTCGAAGAAGCTGCCGAAGGCCACCCCGGTCAAGCGCGCCACCGCCGCCACGGCAACCCGCGCGACCGCCACCAAGGCCGCCGCGGCCCCGGCCAAGGCCACCACCACCCGCACCACGCGGGCGGCCGCCGCCAAGCCGGCCACCACGCGCGCGACCACGACGCGGACCCGCGCCACCGCGGCGAAGCCGGCCGCCAAGGCCACCGCCACCAAGGCGGCCCCGAAGACCGCGGCGAAGACCACCGCGGCCAAGGCCACCACGGCGAAGGCCACCACCACCCGCGCCAAGGCCGCCGCCAAGCCGGCCGCCACCAAGACCGCCGCGGCGAAGAAGCCCGCCGCCGCCAAGGCCCCGGCCAAGCGCACGTCGGCCGCCAAGAAGAAGTAA
- a CDS encoding AAA family ATPase, with the protein MRPVLLEMTGFASFREKTEVSFADTDYFALVGPTGAGKSTVIDALTFALYGSVARWDHEGLVSPALAPTANRATVRLVFDAGGARYHVVREVRRSGGKKPTVSVKNVRLERLIDPTALGGPEDDADPVAADSEVTPAVERLLGLTFKHFCTCVALPQGDFAEFLHAKAADRQKILIKLLGLEVYERIGRRAGVTAEQQKLRAAVLTEQLGSYADATEEAVEALAARMTALAELDARVTAALPGLNDATRAHDEARQRVATLTKELGVLDALERPDGVEDLESRRQAAADAVTAAQAGLETGEAADEAARAALAAAPDRSGLERIRAARTELAEAEKALPGLEEAAKAATEAKTAASAAVAEAVAAVETARKTRDTTARAAEDAAARADVARRERDRLAGVRPPADLGDLSEEAARVAKRTAEADARLRAAEAADAEARAALAARPDVAPLAAARSDARTLYAVAEAQRKAAPEQAARRTELEAARSAFAHADAEVTAAKAAVTEAERAGQALGLRAGLAVGHPCPVCEQEVATLPDAGGHAHLAEARERLERAEAGRATAESALRKLERAVDRDADSAATAAAQAEELRVVLAEVAGPPESVVLRRPVEAAFSEQDYADLVTAVRERGEWLSKTIDARTRVAEAANAADKELAAARTDRAAAQREAEVVEKSFAAAKEALRAARDPLVELGAPAVDTGDVPAGWRLLTSWAASALEERRTALAALEAAAEAAGKEAVVAADDLASAERTAEQRRKQAEEAALAEQSASTTLTTTRRRHGELVETLKDAPSAEAVTEQLARVAELERAAKAADAGLRTARAAAKQAAEAQARVAEQVAAERQRLSRARDPLVGLGAPPIDGESLLGAWTALTDWAAGQAAEHRTRLAAAGKAEDEAAEALRAAERAVADDITALEVPLPEGSVRDRAPVALATARARAEADHTEMKRRVAHVAGLQGDIAAAESDAQVARLLADLLRSDKFPRWLIAGALDTLVAEASASLLELSGGQFELTHDKGDFLVVDHNEADARRPVKTLSGGETFQASLSLALALSSQLGAMAAEGATRLESIFLDEGFGTLDEATLDVVASTLENLAATGSRMVGVITHVPALAERVPVRFLVTRDGSGSHIGREGA; encoded by the coding sequence ATGCGGCCAGTGCTGCTGGAGATGACCGGGTTCGCGTCCTTCCGCGAGAAGACCGAAGTCAGCTTCGCGGACACGGACTACTTCGCGCTCGTCGGGCCGACCGGCGCGGGCAAGAGCACCGTGATCGACGCGCTCACCTTCGCCCTCTACGGCTCCGTCGCCCGCTGGGACCACGAAGGCCTGGTCTCGCCCGCGCTCGCGCCGACGGCGAACCGCGCCACCGTGCGGCTGGTCTTCGACGCGGGCGGCGCGCGCTACCACGTCGTGCGGGAAGTCCGGCGCAGCGGCGGGAAGAAACCCACGGTCAGCGTCAAGAACGTCCGCTTGGAACGGCTGATCGACCCCACCGCGCTCGGCGGCCCGGAGGACGACGCCGACCCGGTCGCCGCGGACTCCGAGGTCACCCCGGCGGTCGAACGCCTGCTCGGGTTGACGTTCAAGCACTTCTGCACCTGCGTGGCGCTGCCGCAGGGCGACTTCGCCGAGTTCCTGCACGCCAAGGCAGCCGACCGGCAGAAGATCCTCATCAAGCTGCTGGGCCTGGAGGTCTACGAGCGGATCGGCCGCCGCGCCGGGGTCACCGCCGAACAGCAGAAGCTGCGGGCCGCCGTCCTGACCGAACAGCTCGGCAGCTACGCCGACGCGACCGAGGAAGCCGTCGAAGCGCTCGCCGCGCGGATGACCGCCCTCGCCGAGCTGGACGCGCGCGTGACCGCGGCGTTGCCGGGGCTGAACGACGCGACCCGCGCGCACGACGAAGCCCGGCAACGCGTCGCCACGCTGACCAAGGAACTCGGCGTCCTCGACGCGCTGGAACGCCCGGACGGCGTCGAAGACCTCGAATCCCGGCGCCAGGCCGCGGCCGACGCCGTGACGGCCGCGCAGGCCGGGCTGGAAACCGGCGAGGCGGCGGACGAAGCGGCCCGTGCCGCGCTGGCCGCCGCACCCGACCGGAGCGGGCTGGAGCGGATCCGCGCCGCGCGCACGGAACTCGCCGAAGCCGAGAAGGCGCTCCCGGGCCTGGAAGAAGCGGCGAAAGCGGCGACGGAGGCGAAGACGGCCGCGTCGGCGGCGGTCGCCGAAGCCGTGGCGGCGGTCGAGACGGCCCGCAAGACCCGGGACACCACCGCGCGGGCCGCCGAAGACGCGGCCGCGCGGGCCGACGTCGCACGCCGGGAACGCGACCGGCTGGCCGGGGTGCGGCCGCCGGCGGATCTCGGGGACCTGTCGGAAGAGGCGGCGCGGGTGGCGAAGCGCACCGCCGAAGCCGATGCCCGCCTGCGTGCCGCCGAGGCCGCCGACGCCGAAGCCCGCGCGGCGCTGGCCGCACGGCCCGACGTCGCCCCGCTCGCCGCCGCGCGTTCCGACGCCCGGACGCTCTACGCGGTGGCCGAAGCCCAGCGGAAGGCCGCGCCCGAGCAGGCCGCGCGCCGCACGGAACTCGAGGCGGCGCGGAGCGCCTTCGCCCACGCCGACGCCGAAGTCACCGCGGCGAAGGCTGCGGTCACCGAAGCCGAACGGGCCGGGCAGGCGCTGGGCCTGCGGGCCGGGCTCGCCGTCGGGCACCCGTGCCCGGTGTGCGAGCAGGAAGTCGCGACCCTGCCCGACGCCGGCGGGCACGCCCACCTGGCCGAGGCGCGCGAACGCCTCGAGCGGGCGGAAGCCGGCCGCGCGACCGCGGAGTCCGCGCTGCGCAAGCTGGAGCGGGCCGTGGACCGCGACGCCGACTCGGCCGCGACGGCGGCCGCGCAGGCGGAAGAACTGCGCGTGGTGCTCGCGGAAGTGGCCGGACCACCCGAGTCGGTGGTTCTGCGCCGCCCGGTCGAAGCGGCGTTTTCCGAGCAGGACTACGCGGACCTCGTCACGGCCGTGCGCGAGCGGGGGGAGTGGCTGTCGAAGACGATCGACGCCCGCACCCGCGTCGCCGAGGCCGCGAACGCCGCCGACAAGGAACTGGCGGCGGCCCGCACCGACCGCGCGGCCGCGCAGCGCGAAGCGGAGGTCGTCGAGAAGTCGTTCGCCGCGGCCAAGGAAGCCCTGCGCGCGGCCCGCGATCCGCTGGTGGAACTGGGCGCGCCCGCCGTCGACACCGGCGACGTCCCGGCGGGCTGGCGGCTGCTGACGTCGTGGGCGGCGTCGGCGCTCGAGGAACGGCGGACCGCGCTGGCCGCGCTCGAAGCGGCCGCCGAAGCCGCGGGCAAGGAAGCCGTCGTCGCGGCGGACGACCTCGCCTCCGCGGAACGGACCGCCGAGCAGCGCCGGAAGCAAGCGGAAGAAGCGGCACTGGCCGAACAGTCGGCGAGCACCACGCTGACCACGACCCGGCGCCGGCACGGTGAACTGGTCGAAACGCTGAAGGACGCGCCGTCGGCCGAAGCCGTCACCGAGCAGCTCGCGCGGGTCGCCGAACTGGAACGAGCCGCGAAAGCCGCCGACGCCGGCCTGCGGACCGCCCGCGCGGCCGCGAAACAAGCGGCGGAAGCCCAGGCCCGCGTCGCCGAGCAGGTGGCGGCGGAACGGCAGCGGCTGTCCCGCGCACGCGATCCCCTCGTCGGTCTGGGTGCGCCGCCGATCGACGGCGAAAGCCTCCTCGGCGCCTGGACCGCGCTCACGGACTGGGCAGCCGGGCAGGCGGCCGAGCACCGCACCCGGCTGGCCGCCGCCGGAAAAGCCGAGGACGAAGCCGCCGAAGCGTTGCGGGCGGCCGAACGCGCGGTCGCCGACGACATCACCGCGCTCGAAGTCCCGCTGCCGGAAGGATCGGTGCGGGACCGGGCCCCGGTGGCCCTCGCGACCGCCCGCGCCCGCGCCGAAGCCGACCACACGGAAATGAAGCGGCGCGTGGCGCACGTGGCCGGGCTGCAGGGCGACATCGCGGCCGCCGAGTCCGACGCGCAGGTCGCGCGGCTGCTCGCGGATCTGCTGCGCTCGGACAAGTTCCCGCGCTGGCTCATCGCCGGTGCGCTCGACACGCTGGTCGCCGAGGCGTCGGCGTCGCTGCTCGAACTCTCCGGCGGCCAGTTCGAGCTCACCCACGACAAGGGCGACTTCCTGGTGGTGGACCACAACGAGGCCGACGCCCGGCGCCCGGTCAAGACGCTGTCCGGCGGGGAGACGTTCCAGGCGTCGCTTTCGCTGGCGCTGGCGTTGTCGTCCCAGCTCGGCGCGATGGCCGCGGAGGGCGCGACCCGGCTCGAGTCCATCTTCCTCGACGAAGGCTTCGGGACGCTGGACGAAGCCACCCTCGACGTCGTGGCGTCCACGCTGGAGAACCTCGCCGCCACCGGCTCCCGGATGGTCGGGGTGATCACGCACGTGCCCGCGCTGGCCGAGCGCGTCCCGGTGCGGTTCCTGGTCACCCGCGACGGTTCCGGCTCGCACATCGGCAGGGAGGGCGCATGA
- a CDS encoding iron-containing alcohol dehydrogenase family protein, with protein sequence MADLTRLSVEPGGRTEYGPGVVAELPAFVDQLGRTRVFVVTDRGLRATGIVGRVEKILARAGIEYAVHEDVGPNPSTAELDRGAARLRAFGDAVVLALGGGSALDAAKGISLLAGNPPAVAADADRLWDAADGLPLIAVPTTAGTGAETNGFGVTEDVRACRKVYIGHPSVRPRIAVLDPELTLGLPAAVTAASGLDALVHGIESLSSRGSSPISAAYATQAISLVGHWLPAAFRDGSDLEARSRLMLGAHLAGHALTLSGLGLVHGIGHALTAHTGTPHGVALAAVLEEVMEFSAEAAASAYESTAWALRVPPGAAIGAVREISGALGIKRPLRELGVERDRIAVIAADAVADAVTKNAPRLPREAEVVSLLRSVY encoded by the coding sequence GTGGCGGATCTGACCCGGCTGTCCGTCGAGCCGGGCGGCCGCACCGAATACGGCCCCGGCGTCGTCGCCGAACTGCCCGCCTTCGTCGACCAGCTGGGCCGCACCCGGGTGTTCGTGGTCACCGACCGCGGGCTGCGGGCCACCGGGATCGTCGGCCGCGTCGAGAAGATCCTCGCGCGGGCCGGGATCGAGTACGCCGTGCACGAAGACGTCGGCCCGAACCCGTCGACGGCCGAGCTGGACCGCGGTGCCGCCCGCCTGCGCGCGTTCGGCGATGCCGTGGTGCTCGCGCTCGGCGGCGGTTCGGCGCTGGACGCGGCGAAAGGCATCTCCCTGCTCGCGGGCAACCCGCCGGCCGTCGCCGCGGACGCCGACCGGCTGTGGGACGCCGCCGACGGCCTGCCGCTGATCGCCGTCCCGACGACGGCGGGCACCGGCGCGGAAACCAACGGCTTCGGCGTCACCGAGGACGTCCGCGCCTGCCGCAAGGTCTACATCGGACACCCGTCGGTCCGGCCGCGGATCGCCGTCCTGGACCCCGAGCTCACGCTGGGCCTGCCCGCGGCGGTCACCGCGGCTTCGGGCCTGGACGCCCTGGTCCACGGCATCGAGTCGCTGTCCTCGCGCGGCTCCAGCCCGATCTCCGCCGCGTACGCCACCCAGGCGATCAGCCTCGTCGGGCACTGGCTGCCGGCCGCGTTCCGGGACGGGAGCGACCTCGAGGCGCGGTCGCGGCTGATGCTGGGCGCCCACCTGGCCGGGCACGCCCTGACGCTGTCGGGACTCGGGCTGGTCCACGGCATCGGCCACGCGCTGACCGCGCACACCGGAACCCCGCACGGCGTCGCGCTGGCGGCGGTGCTGGAGGAGGTGATGGAGTTCAGCGCGGAGGCCGCGGCTTCGGCTTACGAGAGCACGGCGTGGGCGCTGCGGGTGCCGCCCGGCGCGGCGATCGGCGCGGTGCGGGAGATTTCCGGGGCACTCGGGATCAAACGGCCGTTGCGGGAGCTGGGGGTGGAACGGGACCGGATCGCGGTCATCGCGGCGGATGCCGTCGCCGACGCTGTGACGAAGAACGCGCCGCGCCTGCCCCGGGAAGCCGAGGTGGTCTCGCTGCTCCGGTCGGTTTACTGA